The genomic region CATCCAAGACCCCCTCTTCGAGAGAGGGATCGAGTGGAAGGGGATGAACGGAGCGCAGATTGAGCTTGTCGACGCGCCGAAAACGGTGAGGGAGATGATAGGGCTTGAGAGGATGGCTAAGGTGAAGGTGAGATCGATCGGCGGAAGCGGGGAGAAACCGGTTAAGATATGCCACGTAGCCAGCCTGCCGATCCGGTTCGACGAGAGATCAAGCGGTGAGTCGGGAAGCTATCGAGGGGGAACGGTATATGATGTGCTGGTGATGGCTAAGATGAGGGAGGGGAGAAAGCTGAGACTGCTGCTCGAGACCTATACGGAGGATGGCGAGCTGGAATCGTGGCATTCGGTGGACGGCGTCGGCGGGAAGGGGGTGACCGCCATATTGGGCAAGGTGGGTATGATCTACATACCAGGGGTCCCCTTCAGGTGGATGGGCCTTGAGGGCAAAGGCGAGGTGGACGGTATCCCCAGGGCCAGAAGGGCCACGAGACTCGATGTTTACCTTGCGGTTCCCGAAGAGGTCCAGGAGGAAGAGTACCTTGCGGCCGCCTTCGCATATCCACATGAGGGATTCTACACTCCCCTGAGATTTGGGATGAACCTGTCGGAGGATGTAAGGGTTAGCGTGGGGGAGGAAAAGTTTGAGGTTCGAAAGCTCCACCAAGGCGAGTTCCGCGAGTTCGATATAGGGGAGCTAAAGGGAGGTGAGGAGATAAAGCTCGAATGCCGCGGGAGCAGGCTGGCCATTGTGGAGATCTCCGGGGAAGCGGCCGGGCTGATGCATCATCTGATCAGGAGGGTGAAGCGATTTGACGATGGGAGGTTGGAGCTCGGGGAACTGGTGGGCAGAAGCCAGGAACTTCTGAAAATACCGGAGTTCAACCGGTACGTCGGCATCACAGCCCTGACCCCGTTCAGGGAGATGGAGGTCGATGGGAGGAGAGTAAAGCCGTTTCAAAACGTGAGAATATCCCCAGATCAGGAGGTAAAATGATGAAACCTTCGATATGGACGGATGCCTTCGTCGAGTTTGAGCCGGAGGAGGCGATTGAAAGGCTGAGGGAGGCGGGCTGGAGGTATTTTGAGCTTGCCGATAAACACTGGAGGGATATAGACAAGCGTGAGAAACCGGAAGAGGGTTTCAGAAATCTGAAGAGGCAGTGCGAAAGGCTCGGCGTTCTGATACATCAGATGCATGGGCCGATGTTTAATACGTGCGAGGAGCCATCAAAGCTCAAAGCACACATGGAGGAGGCCGAAAGGTCGCTGAGATGGGCAGGGGTGTTAGGGGTCAGATGGGTGGTATTTCATCCGGGCTCCGCTTCCATCTCCGAGGATGAGGAGGATCTTGAGGAGGTGAGGAGGAGAAACCTCGAGGTCTTCGGCAAACTCGCCGACACGGCACGCCAGCTACAGATCGGGATCGCTATAGAAAACACCGCCGACAGGAACGATGGGGGCAGAAGGGTGTTTGGCGCCACAACCTATGAGCTTCTGTCCCTGGTTAGAGCTCTAGGTCCTGAGGTGGCGGGGATCTGCTGGGATACAGGACATGCCAACGTGCAGAAGCTGAACCAATATAAGGCGATCAAGGCTTTGGGGAAGCACCTCGTCGCAACCCACATAGATGATAATAACTCCTCCTCCGATCAGCATCTCCTTCCCTTTGAAGGGAACATCGATTGGAAAGGTGTCATGAGGGCGCTTCGCGAGGTGAATTACGACGGCTTTTTCAACCTGGAGATCGGAGGAGCGATGCATAAGGTCCCCCTATCCGTGAGGGTGGAGAAGGCGAGGTACGCCCTTGAGCTCACGAAGGCTTTGATTGAAGGTAGATTTTAGGGGCGAGGTATGGAGAGATGCGCAGGAAATTCGTGAAATTTTTCCCGGAACTGATCGAGAGAAACGCCTTACTGATTCATCGGATCCCACCCGACATGCAGATGCTGTTCGCGGGTGAGCTTGAAAGCTCCGACCAGGGAGTGGGCGAGACGTTCATGGCCCCTAGACCGGGGTATTGGGATTCGGAGAAGATCGGCGCCGGCGCTCCGCCTATCAAGACCGTATACGGCTGGCTGCAGATCTATCACGGCGTTGAGATGCGGGATGACAGGAGGATCTACAGCTTAGGAGTTGTCCTGAGCGATCTGAATGACCCCAAGAGGATCCTCTACCGTTCACCCGAGCCCATAATCAAGCCGGGAGAGGAGGATGAGACCGAGGAGGAGAGATGGTATCAGCTGAACGGATGGGTTCCGAACGTGGCCTTCACCTGCGGGGTGGTGCCCAAGTATAAGGACTCAACGGAGATTCTAGGTGAAGAGGATGAGCTCCTCGTCTATTATGGGGCGGCTGACGAGGTGATCTGTGTCGCCGAAGCTAGGATCGCCGATCTTATCCCGGAGGAGATCAGGCAGGACCCCCAAAAGTATAGCTCTCAACTCCGGATGAAGATCGCCATAATGGGCTCATGGAACACAGATGGAGGGGTGACGCGCCATACCGTCCCCGTGGTCGAATGGCTGCGCGATCACGGCTATTATGTGAAGGTGTTCACCCACTACAGAGAGGCGCCTCACGGCAGGCCGCTTGAGGTGGGGGACGAGGAGTTCGTCACCAGATGTTACACCACAGCGGGCAGGAAGGTTGATGGCCTGAAGCCGTTCGATCCCGAACCGCTGCTGAGGGCGATAGACGAGGAGGGGGTGAACGTGCTTCTGTTGGAGGATCTGGGGATGCTCCCATGTGAGGGGCTTATCGGGATCCTCCCCCAGATCAGATCCCGGGGCGTGAAAATCGCCCTGCTCAACCATGATAACAAACCGAAGCCAAAAGGTCATATCTTCTGGAAGTGCCTGGAGTACGTCGATGCCGTGATCAACTTCCTGCCCGAACAGAACGAGTTCATATCCCAGTTCTACCCGAAAGATAAGATCTACCTCACGGACTTCCCGTGTTATCCGGTTTTGGAGATCGATAAGGGTGAGGCGAGGAGGAGCCTGAGGCTACCCGAGGGGAAGAGGATAATCATAACTTTCGGCGAGTACGACTTCGTCGCTCCGTTCAGAGCACTCTATGAGATGAGAAGGGAAGACCCGCGAATATACCTGCTCGCTCTCGTCTACGACGAGGAGGAGAAAGCTGAGCTCGAGAGGAGGCTGAAGGAGCTGGGGTTCGAGAGGGGATACGACGAGATCAGGGTGGAGATCTCATCGTGGATGAGAAGGGCGAAGTACGTGGCCGCCTCGGACGTGGTGGTGCTCGATAAAGGCGAGGGCGTAGAGGGCGAGGGGGCCGTGCTCTCATCAACCTGT from Candidatus Poribacteria bacterium harbors:
- a CDS encoding sugar phosphate isomerase/epimerase, with translation MKPSIWTDAFVEFEPEEAIERLREAGWRYFELADKHWRDIDKREKPEEGFRNLKRQCERLGVLIHQMHGPMFNTCEEPSKLKAHMEEAERSLRWAGVLGVRWVVFHPGSASISEDEEDLEEVRRRNLEVFGKLADTARQLQIGIAIENTADRNDGGRRVFGATTYELLSLVRALGPEVAGICWDTGHANVQKLNQYKAIKALGKHLVATHIDDNNSSSDQHLLPFEGNIDWKGVMRALREVNYDGFFNLEIGGAMHKVPLSVRVEKARYALELTKALIEGRF